A stretch of DNA from Bdellovibrionota bacterium:
CACGTGCGCCACCGGGACATTCTGATCGGAACCATCGCGGCTACATTCGCCGGTGCCATTTCCATGCTGGCGCGTATGGCTCAGTGGGCGTTGATGTTTGGAGGATTCGGAAGAAGCTCAGACAACGATCGCGAAAGCGGATCCAATCCATTGGTCATGCTGCTTTTGGTGATCGTGGCTCCGTTGGCGGCGATGCTGATTCAATTGGCGGTTTCGCGATCGAGAGAATATGCCGCGGATGAAGGCGGCGCCCGTCTCTGCGGAAATCCGCGTTACCTGTCTAGCGCGCTTCAAAAACTGGAGCGGGGCGTGGATTACATTCCGATGAACGCCCTGCCGGCAACAGCGCATATGTTCATCGTAAACCCCTTGCGCGGCGGCGGGATGGTGAATCTCTTCCGCACGCACCCATCGACCGAGGACCGCGTGGCCCGTCTCGACGCCATGGCCGCCGGCCGGGTCCGCTAACGGTTCTTTGCTTTTTTGGTTTGCGTCTCTCCGGTCATCGGGACGAACGCCACTGGGAACACCGAGCGTCTCTCGCTTCCGTCTTTAGTCTTTGTAATCACCAGGAGCTGTTGATGGGAAAATAGGCTTGCGGAAGGCCCCACGGGAATGACCAGCTTTCCACCGACTTTCAGTTGATCGATCAACGGTTGAGGAACTTCTTCCGGCGCGGCGGTCACCAAGATCGAATCGAACGGTGCGGCCTCCGGCCACCCTCGATATCCGTCTCCGGCTCGAACCTGAACTTTCTTATAGCCGGCGCTCTGTAGATTCTTCTCCGCTTGTTTGGACAGCTCCGGAAGGATTTCAATCGTGTAAACTTCCGCGCCCATCTCCGCGAGAACGGCGGCTTGGTAACCGGAGCCGCTGCCCACCTCCAAGACTTTGGATCCCTTTTTCACGTCCCCCAGTTCCGTCATTTTGGCCACGATATAAGGCTGGGAAATCGTCTGGCCTTGGCCGATCGGAAGCGGATGGTCCCCATACGCTTGCTCCCTCTCGGATTCCGGTACGAAAAGATGGCGGGGAACAATTCGCATGGCCCGAAGGATGTCCGAGTTGCCGACGTCCCGCCCCGCGATTTGAATCTCGACCATCTGGTCCCGCATTCGCTTAAATGCCTCCTCGTTCGTCGAGAACGACATCACCGTACCCACTACGAGGAAACCGATCAATCCAGAAAACATGCCCGGAGAATGGCATAAGAGTCTCTTGGTTTCCACAGGGCCCGCCTTCGGGTAAACTCCGCCGCCGCATGCAGCCGGCCGCGGAAAGAATGGACGAAAACACTCTCGCGAACGCCTCGCTGAACACTCAAGCCTTGCTGGCACCGCTTCGCCAGGTACGGTCCCTGCGGGCGCTGGAGCGCCATCCCCATTTTCGGGCGAATCGAACGGCAATTGAGTACATTCTTTCAACTCCTCAGATCTATTCTCCGCGCACGGCCCCGCAGCCCGCTGATCACTCGTTTATTCGATGCGTG
This window harbors:
- a CDS encoding protein-L-isoaspartate(D-aspartate) O-methyltransferase, whose translation is METKRLLCHSPGMFSGLIGFLVVGTVMSFSTNEEAFKRMRDQMVEIQIAGRDVGNSDILRAMRIVPRHLFVPESEREQAYGDHPLPIGQGQTISQPYIVAKMTELGDVKKGSKVLEVGSGSGYQAAVLAEMGAEVYTIEILPELSKQAEKNLQSAGYKKVQVRAGDGYRGWPEAAPFDSILVTAAPEEVPQPLIDQLKVGGKLVIPVGPSASLFSHQQLLVITKTKDGSERRSVFPVAFVPMTGETQTKKAKNR